TGGGCCGGCTGTCGCCGGAGAAGAACCACGACCGGCTGCTGCACGCCTTCGCCCTGGTGCACGCCGAGCGACCCGACAGCCGGCTGGTGGTGGTGGGGGACGGACCGCTCCGGGCGGAGCTGGAGCGCACCGCGGCCCGGCTCGCCCTGGCCGGGGCGGTCACCTTCACCGGGCTGGTCGACAACCCCTGGGCGCTGATGGCCGCCGCCGACTGCCTGGTGGTGTCCAGCGACTACGAGGGCCAGCCGATGGTGGTGCTCGAGGCCCGGGTGCTGGGGCTGCCGGTGGTCAGCACCCGCTTCGGCTCCGCGGCCGCGGCGGTGCCGCCCGAAGCCGGGTTGCTGGTGGACCGCACCGCCGGGGCGCTGGCCCGGGGCATGCTGGCGGTGGCGCGCGGCCAGGTCGAGGTCGTCCCGCTGGACCCCGAGGCCTACGACGCGGAGGTGCTGGCCGAGTTCGACGCGGCCATCCACACCTGAGCGCTCACTCCTCGGCGGCCTCCATGGTGCCGGCGACGGCCTCGTGGCCGACCAGCCTGCGGCGCCTCTCGGTGACCAGCTCGTGCACCGCCGCCTCGAACCGCTCCGAGGAGCTGCCGCGGGGGTGGTCACCGAAGTAGTACGTCCGCAGCTCGGCCCGGACCCCGGCGTGCTCGTCGCGGGTCAGCGCGCTCTCCAGCAGCTCGGCCACCGAGGGCGTGCCGGCGTCCACCACCGGGCAGCCGCGGGCCACCGGTGCGCTGCGCACCAGCTCCTCGCGGTCACCGCGCCGGTCGGTGAGCACCAGCGGCCGGTCGGGGTGGAGGTAGAGGAAGTCCAGGCCGACGCTGGAGACGTCGGTGACCAGGGCGTCCACCGAGGCGAACATGGTCAGGATGTCCCCCTCGAGGGAGACCCGGTGCCCGAGCACACCCTCCGGGTCGGCCGCCTCGAGGGCCGCCACGATCCGCTGGTGCGCACCCGCCACCGCGGGGTTGGAGGAGTGGGCGACCCTCGGGTGCGGCTTGTAGACCAGCCGCGTCCCGGGCCGCGCCAGCAGCGCCGCCACGACCTCCTCGCCGAACAGGTCCACCGAGGTGTAGTTGTTGGCCTCGTTCTCGCCCTCCCAGGTCGGGGCGTACATCACCGTCGCGCCGGGGAGCGTCTCGGGGGTGCCGTCGCCGACCTGGTCCAGCTGAGGCCGTCCGACCATCACCAGGCGGGACTCGTCGAAGTCGATCAGGGCCCGGCGGTGCCGGTCCAGCGCGGCCTGCCCGGCGATGAAGACCCGGTCGTAGGCCTTGGCCTGGTTGGACACCATCGAGATCTTGTCGCTCTCGCCGTGGTTGACGTGCACGTGCACGGGCCGGGCGTGGCTGAGGGACTGGAAGTTCGACACCGCGTTGTTGACGTAGACCACCAGCGCGTAGTCGTTGGCGTCGTAGAGCCCGATCAGGTCGGCGAAGCGGCGCACGAACAGGCCGGGCAGCGTGGTGGAGCGGCGGACGGCCCGCAGCGCGTCCAGACGCCGGAAGACCAGCAGCACCCGGTGCGTGCGGTGCAGCTGCTCCAGCACCGGGAGCCACTGCTGGAGCTGGTAGATCTTGGCGGCCCCGTCGCCGAAGTAGACGACCACGTCGGCGGGGACGTCGATGCCGTGCAGCTCGTGGCCGGCCGCGGGGGCCCGGCGGACTCCGCCGCGGATCCAGCTGCTGGTGCGCCTCCAGGCGCGGCTGCGGACCGCCGACCGTGCCATCTGACGCACCGGGTTGGCTGCCACGATCTGAGCTCCTCGTCGACGTGCGGTGCCCTGCCGGGCCGGGCGGGGCGAGTGTACGACACCGGCCGGGGACGGCACCCGGGTCGGCTCCCGGCCCGCCCGCGGGTCGTGAGAACATGCGGCGCGGGGACGACGACGGAGGGATCGCCATGAAGGTGCTGCTGACCGGGGGGGCGGGCTACATCGGCTCGCACACCGCCGTGGTGCTGCTGGAGGCCGGCCACGAGGTCGTGGTGCTGGACGACCTCAGCAACGCCAGCGTGGAGAGCCTGCGCCGGGTTGAGGAGCTCACCGGCCGCACGGTGGCCTTCGTGCACGGGGACATGGTCGACGAGGCCCTGGTCGAGCGCACCCTCACCGAGCACGCGGTGGAGGCGGTGATCCACTTCGCCGGGCTGAAGGCGGTGGGGGAC
The sequence above is a segment of the Auraticoccus monumenti genome. Coding sequences within it:
- a CDS encoding CDP-glycerol glycerophosphotransferase family protein, whose amino-acid sequence is MAANPVRQMARSAVRSRAWRRTSSWIRGGVRRAPAAGHELHGIDVPADVVVYFGDGAAKIYQLQQWLPVLEQLHRTHRVLLVFRRLDALRAVRRSTTLPGLFVRRFADLIGLYDANDYALVVYVNNAVSNFQSLSHARPVHVHVNHGESDKISMVSNQAKAYDRVFIAGQAALDRHRRALIDFDESRLVMVGRPQLDQVGDGTPETLPGATVMYAPTWEGENEANNYTSVDLFGEEVVAALLARPGTRLVYKPHPRVAHSSNPAVAGAHQRIVAALEAADPEGVLGHRVSLEGDILTMFASVDALVTDVSSVGLDFLYLHPDRPLVLTDRRGDREELVRSAPVARGCPVVDAGTPSVAELLESALTRDEHAGVRAELRTYYFGDHPRGSSSERFEAAVHELVTERRRRLVGHEAVAGTMEAAEE